Part of the Aureitalea marina genome, TGGACGAAAAAATTTCCTTTACTTTCTGCCATGATTAACCAGCATTTTTACTAGTGAAGTCACTGGCAACAGGAACTACTTCCATACCTGCTCTGATCTTTTGAAGAGCGTCTATGACAATCTTTTCGCCTCCATCTAATCCATCTTCGATGATGACCATATCACCCACACGAGTCCCTAATTTGACGGGCACCGATTTGATCTGATTGTTATCATCGACAATCATGACAGAATATTCACCCTGTAATTCAGATAGACAGCGTTGTGGTATTAAAATGGCATCCTCCGCTACAGTTAATTGTACTCTGACCTTCGCATAAAGGCCAGGTCGGAGTAAGCGAGCGGTGTTTGGAAAGCTTGCCTGAATTAGCAATGATCCAGTACTGGTATTAATCTGGCTATTTACAAAGTCAATGACTCCTTTCTCGTCGTATAAAGTTCCATCGGCAAGTATTAAGTCAATATACGGTTCTACTTTACCATCTTCTACATCGCGTTTAACATCCTCGACTGTTCGATTACGCTGGTACTCTCGGGCCAATTCTAGGTATTTACTTTCCGAGATACTGAAATGAACCCTCACCGTGTCAATTCTTGAAACGGTATTTAGGATAACGGGATTTGGTTCTTTACCAACATATTCACCCTCTCTGGCTTCCGTCTTTCCAATTAAGCCTTCAATTGGGGATTCAATCGTTGTGTACCCCAATTTGATCCGAGCTTGACTGACATTAGCTTTGGCTGCATTTACAGAGGCTATTGAGGCATCGTATGTCGCTTGTGAGGCATCGAGATCACTTTGACTCACCGCGTTGATCTCCGCCAGGGGCTGGTATCGGTCCAATTCGTTTTTGGCATTGACCTTCATGGTCTCAGCCTCAGCCAACTTACTTTCCTGGGCTGCGACTTGAGCCAGATAGGGATCCGGGTCAATAGAGTAGAGGAGTTGTCCTTTTTTAACCTGGGTACCCTCTTCAAAGGATATCTTCTCCAGAAATCCATCCACTCTGGCCCGAATGGGGATGTCCTTTAGCCCATAGATCTGACCAACAAATTCGTTGTAGATGGGAACATCTTTCTTTTGGGCCTCAAATACAGGAATCTCCTGAGGCGGAAGTTGGGCTACATCCTTATCCCCTTTACAGGCGACAAGTAATACGGTAATAAGGGTGAAGGAGAGATATTTCATAATCAGAGTTAGCGAGAATCTCAAAGTTAGAAAAATCCCTTTATGTTCCGAATTTTCTTTGCGTAATAAACTCTTTATTTTAATTTAACCCTTAAGAAGTTTTTTTAGCCTTTTCATTAATCAACTTAAGACCTATGAAGTTCTCCCGTCCACTCCTACCTATAAGTAAATTAATCACCCTATTTCTGGTGGCAGGATCACAAGTATTCGGCCAGAGTTACGCTGATAGGCAAGGAGACTCCATCAACCCGAGATTCTATGTAAAGGCGGGTTTCTACTATCCTAACCTATCGACCACCTTGCGGATCGATGGGCGCCGATTGGGTACGGAGATCGGTTTGGAGGACGACTTGGGATTATCTGAAGACCTGGCCGTGTTCCGAGCAGACGCCTTCATCCGTCTAGCCAAGAACTCTGAATTGGTGGTAACCTATACCAAGATCAATCGGGATCGGTCACTGACCTTAAAAGAGGATATAGAGTTTCAAGACATCATATTCGAACAAGGATCGGGTGTTAATTTCAATTTCGATGTAGACTATTTCGCAGCGACCTATCGGCATTCCTTTTTTAATAATTTGAACTGGAAGGCCGGTGTCTCCGGTGGTTTGCGCGGAGTATTTATAAATACAGGATTCGAGGCTCGATTAAACAATGCCTTTACAAGTTCCAAGACTGATTTTATGGCACCTGCCATTTTGTTTGGTTTTCACGGATCTGCCTACCTGACCCCTCGCTTATTGGCACGATATGCGATCGAGTTCTTTTGGCTGGAAATAGAAGGTGTAAAGATCAACATATTAGAATCTAACGCTTCGGTTACCTGGTTCTTCTCTAAGAGCGTCGGTATTGGACTGGCCCATTCAACGAACAACTATAGGGTAGAAGAGATACCCTTTGGCAGCGATTTGAAAGGCAGGGTTCGGTTTAATTTTGGAGGGATCAATGCTTTCCTGGCTGCGCGTTTTTAAATTTCACTTGTAGGTGCGAACACTTTGTAGAGATGTTTATTCTTACTCCCAACTATTCTTAAATCAACACGCAATCATTCAAGAATGATAAGCAATTCAATGATTTTTCCTGGTGTGATACTATCCAGTGAGTTAGATTGCACCCGGACGGGGCTTGGGGGCCCCTAGGTATGATTTGTTAGTAGTTATTCGTTAATCGTGATTCGATTTATTTAGTGAGCAGTGAGCAGTGAGCAGTGAGCAGTGAGCAGTGAGCAGTGAGCAGTGAGCAGTGAGCAGTGAGCAGTGAGCAATTTAATAATGAGTCATGTAATTTGGTGGTTTAAAATTCGCTTCACGCTTTACTACTCACTCTTGACCACCTCAGCTCTATGAATATAAACCGGCTGGTCAGGCATACCTGCTTCATTAACAGCGACCTTGGCGATTGAATCAATTACCGTCATACCGCTGATCACTTCTCCAAAGACCGTATAATTTTGGTCCAGATGAGGTGTACCTCCCTGTTTCCGATAAATTTCTCGTTGATCTTCGGGAATGTCGTAGTATTCGAAGGTGAAAGTATCCGCTAATTTATTTATAGTGTCCGATAAACGGCTAAACGTTTCCCAGTCTTCATTCTGATCGGCCAGGTTCAGGGAATCCTTCCAGCTGCTATTACTTGGGTCCTGTAAAAAATAATACTGTTGTAACCAGGTGTTGATTCTATCCTGATCTACATCGATAAGACTGTCAACCCGTGGGCCTCGATGCACTACATAAAAGGAGAGCGAAGAGGACTCCCTGTCCGGGTTACCTGTACGCGCAGCACCTAGAGCTCCTCGTTTGTGGAAGAGGGTCGAATCCATTTCTGCGGGGATTCTGTAATTGACGGCTTCCAGCTCCACGGAATCCATAGCGGCCATTGTCAGGCTGTCATAGAGCCCCGCTTGAACGACAAATCCTTCTAATACTCGGTGAAATAACATACTGTCCAGGCGCCCTTCATTTACAATTTTTATAAAATTATCGCGATGAAGCGGCGTTTTGTCCGATAGTTCTATGACCACATTTCCCATGGCCGTCTCTAATTTGACCTGCACAGGTGAAGGCTCGGCTATAGCCGGTTGTTCTTCTTTTTCAGATTTGCAATTGACAAGGGTAAACGCTAGAGCTAGGAAGAGTAGAGTTTTCATGGTATTGGATGGTTTAAAGCATGAAGGTAAGGAATAAGTAGGTTATGCGTTAGTCGTTATTGGTTAATCGAAGGCCAAACAGTTATACTACTTATTCGATTCACGATTCACGATTCACGATTCACGAATCACTAATACTGACACCCTGTCAGCTATTTTCCAATGGCATAAAGATTGACATAGAGTAGACAAATTGGAATTCGATTAACACTTAAATAATAGTTCATTTAGTTATGAGTAAAATAATTGGAATCGACTTGGGGACCACGAACTCTTGTGTGTCTGTGATGGAAGGTAGTGAGCCAACCGTGATCCCTAATGCCGAAGGAAAAAGAACCACTCCCTCTGTAATCGCGTTTGTTGAGGGCGGGGAGATCAAAGTAGGGGATCCGGCCAAGCGTCAGGCTGTGACCAATCCCACTAAGACCATTTCTTCCATTAAGCGATTTATGGGAAATAAGTACTCCGAATCTTCTAAAGAGGCGGAACGCGCTGCATATAAAGTTGTAAAAGGGGATAACAATACTCCCCGTGTAGATATAGACGGTCGTCTGTACACTCCTCAGGAACTCAGTGCGATGATCCTTCAGAAAATGAAGAAGACAGCCGAGGACTACCTGGGGCAGGATGTGACCCGTGCGGTTATTACCGTACCTGCCTACTTTAACGATAGCCAAAGACAGGCTAC contains:
- a CDS encoding peptidylprolyl isomerase produces the protein MKTLLFLALAFTLVNCKSEKEEQPAIAEPSPVQVKLETAMGNVVIELSDKTPLHRDNFIKIVNEGRLDSMLFHRVLEGFVVQAGLYDSLTMAAMDSVELEAVNYRIPAEMDSTLFHKRGALGAARTGNPDRESSSLSFYVVHRGPRVDSLIDVDQDRINTWLQQYYFLQDPSNSSWKDSLNLADQNEDWETFSRLSDTINKLADTFTFEYYDIPEDQREIYRKQGGTPHLDQNYTVFGEVISGMTVIDSIAKVAVNEAGMPDQPVYIHRAEVVKSE
- a CDS encoding efflux RND transporter periplasmic adaptor subunit, coding for MKYLSFTLITVLLVACKGDKDVAQLPPQEIPVFEAQKKDVPIYNEFVGQIYGLKDIPIRARVDGFLEKISFEEGTQVKKGQLLYSIDPDPYLAQVAAQESKLAEAETMKVNAKNELDRYQPLAEINAVSQSDLDASQATYDASIASVNAAKANVSQARIKLGYTTIESPIEGLIGKTEAREGEYVGKEPNPVILNTVSRIDTVRVHFSISESKYLELAREYQRNRTVEDVKRDVEDGKVEPYIDLILADGTLYDEKGVIDFVNSQINTSTGSLLIQASFPNTARLLRPGLYAKVRVQLTVAEDAILIPQRCLSELQGEYSVMIVDDNNQIKSVPVKLGTRVGDMVIIEDGLDGGEKIVIDALQKIRAGMEVVPVASDFTSKNAG